The Lycium barbarum isolate Lr01 chromosome 10, ASM1917538v2, whole genome shotgun sequence genome includes a region encoding these proteins:
- the LOC132614079 gene encoding dnaJ protein homolog, with the protein MFGRAPKKSDNTKYYEILGVPKTASQDDLKKAYRKAAIKNHPDKGGDPEKFKELAQAYEVLSDPEKRDIYDQYGEDALKEGMGAGGSGHDPFDIFQSFFGGGSPFGGGGSSRGRRQRRGEDVIHPLKVSLEDIYNGTSKKLSLSRNVLCAKCKGKGSKSGASMKCSGCHGSGMKVSIRQLGPSMIQQMQHPCNECKGTGETINDKDRCPQCKGEKVVQEKKVLEVHVEKGMQNGQKVTFPGEADEAPETITGDIVFVLQQKEHPKFKRKGDDLFVEHTLTLTEALCGFQFVLTHLDNRQLLIKSQPGEVVKPDQFKAINDEGMPMYQRPFMRGKLYIHFTVDFPESLTPEQCKNLEAVLPPKPKLQVSEMELDECEETTLHDVNIEDEMRRKQQAAQEAYDEDDDMHGGGAQRVQCAQQ; encoded by the exons ATGTTTGGAAGGGCACCAAAGAAGAGTGATAATACAAAGTATTATGAGATCTTAGGAGTTCCTAAAACTGCTTCTCAAGATGATCTTAAAAAAGCTTATCGTAAAGCTGCCATTAAAAATCATCCTGATAAGGGAGGTGATCCTGAAAAG TTTAAAGAGCTTGCCCAAGCTTATGAGGTCTTGAGTGATCCGGAGAAGCGTGACATATATGATCAGTATGGTGAGGATGCTCTAAAGGAAGGAATGGGTGCTGGAGGTAGTGGACATGACCCATTTGACATATTCCAATCATTCTTTGGTGGGGGAAGCCCCTTTGGTG GTGGTGGAAGCAGCAGAGGTAGAAGACAAAGAAGAGGAGAGGATGTTATCCACCCTCTCAAGGTTTCTTTGGAGGATATTTACAATGGGACATCAAAGAAGCTTTCACTATCTCGCAATGTGTTGTGCGCAAAGTGCAAGGG TAAAGGGTCCAAGTCAGGTGCTTCAATGAAATGTTCTGGCTGTCATGGGTCTGGAATGAAAGTTTCTATCAGACAGCTTGGTCCATCCATGATCCAGCAGATGCAGCACCCTTGCAATGAGTGTAAGGGTACTGGTGAGACAATCAATGACAAAGATAGGTGCCCACAGTGTAAGGGTGAGAAGGTTGTGCAGGAGAAGAAGGTGTTGGAAGTTCACGTGGAGAAGGGTATGCAGAATGGGCAGAAGGTAACATTCCCAGGCGAGGCAGATGAAGCG CCAGAAACTATCACTGGAGACATAGTCTTTGTCTTGCAACAAAAGGAACATCCTAAGTTCAAGCGAAAGGGAGATGATCTTTTTGTTGAGCACACATTGACATTGACTGAGGCCCTATGTGGTTTCCAGTTCGTCTTGACTCATCTAGACAACAGACAGCTGCTCATTAAGTCCCAACCTGGTGAAGTTGTCAAGCCTG ATCAGTTTAAGGCTATCAACGATGAAGGAATGCCGATGTACCAAAGGCCTTTTATGAGAGGTAAACTGTACATTCACTTCACTGTTGATTTCCCCGAGTCATTAACACCAGAGCAGTGCAAAAACCTTGAGGCCGTGCTGCCTCCAAAACCCAAATTGCAAGTGTCTGAAATGGAATTGGATGAGTGTGAAGAGACTACTTTGCATGATGTGAACATTGAGGACGAGATGCGAAGGAAGCAGCAAGCTGCCCAAGAGGCATACGACGAAGATGATGATATGCATGGTGGTGGTGCACAGAGAGTCCAATGTGCACAGCAGTAA
- the LOC132614227 gene encoding glycosyltransferase BC10-like yields MSNTPLILSFILLLSFALLFLFSPHYKHSEISLPDEIDDLALFRRATLKHGGIRAVSRLGTTNPRRKIAFLFLTNTDLHFAPLWERFFTGHADFFNIYIHADPSSKIASPRGVFHGRFITAKKTQRASPSLISAARRLLATAILDDQLNFYFAVVSQHCIPIHSFNFVYDSLFSSPTQFPVHRSFIEILSGEPQLWDRYIARGESVMLPEVPFDRFRVGSQFFMLTRNHAQLVIRDRRLWRKFKLPCLNKYSCYPEEHYFPTLLSMEDPDGCTNYTLTRVNWTGSVDGHPHTYYPPEISPELIHELRVSNNTFSHMFARKFSPDCLKPLMDIADVIFRD; encoded by the coding sequence ATGTCTAACACACCCTTAATTTTATCATTTATTCTTCTGTTATCTTTTGCACTGCTTTTCCTTTTCTCTCCACATTATAAACACTCAGAAATCTCTCTCCCTGATGAGATTGATGACCTTGCTCTCTTCCGCCGTGCAACCCTTAAACACGGCGGTATTAGAGCCGTATCTCGCCTTGGCACCACTAATCCCCGTCGTAAAATCGCTTTTCTCTTCCTTACTAATACCGATCTTCATTTCGCTCCTCTTTGGGAACGTTTCTTCACTGGCCATGCAGATTTCTTCAACATCTACATCCATGCAGATCCATCTTCTAAAATCGCCTCTCCACGTGGTGTTTTTCATGGCCGTTTTATTACGGCCAAGAAAACACAACGTGCTTCCCCTTCACTTATCTCTGCTGCTCGTCGCCTTCTAGCCACTGCCATACTAGACGATCAATTAAATTTCTATTTCGCTGTTGTTTCTCAACACTGTATTCCCATACACTCTTTCAACTTCGTTTACGATTCCCTCTTCTCATCCCCAACTCAGTTTCCTGTGCACCGTTCCTTCATTGAAATATTATCAGGCGAACCTCAGTTATGGGATCGGTATATCGCTAGAGGAGAATCAGTTATGCTACCCGAAGTGCCATTTGATAGGTTTCGGGTCGGGTCACAGTTCTTCATGCTGACACGAAACCATGCACAGTTAGTGATTAGggataggaggttatggaggaaGTTTAAATTGCCTTGTTTGAATAAATATTCGTGTTATCCTGAGGAACATTATTTCCCGACCCTTTTGTCTATGGAGGATCCGGATGGATGTACAAATTACACTCTCACTCGGGTCAACTGGACCGGTAGTGTAGATGGGCACCCGCATACTTATTACCCGCCCGAGATCTCACCGGAGCTTATTCATGAGCTTAGGGTATCAAATAATACGTTTTCACACATGTTTGCAAGAAAATTTTCGCCAGATTGTTTGAAGCCTTTAATGGACATAGCGGATGTCATTTTCCGGGATTAA
- the LOC132612741 gene encoding uncharacterized protein LOC132612741, with protein MATSTASSTQGFEEFNIPSTHPFYVHPSDSPGIHLVSPKFDGNGFVVWRKNMLTALSAKNKLGMITGTSNAAKPAADSPYYPFWERCNDMVIAWITNSLSTDIATSVMGFDTAKDIWTDITERFGQSNGSKYIQLQRELSSTSQGASSIASYFTRLGPYGMN; from the coding sequence ATGGCTACATCTACTGCATCTTCGACCCAAGGATTTGAGGAATTCAACATACCATCTACTCATCCTTTCTATGTTCATCCGTCTGATAGTCCGGGTATTCATCTAGTTTCTCCTAAGTTTGATGGAAATGGATTTGTAGTATGGAGGAAAAATATGCTTACTGCCTTATCTGCAAAAAATAAGTTAGGAATGATAACTGGTACTAGTAATGCTGCTAAACCAGCAGCTGATTCACCTTATTACCCCTTCTGGGAGAGGTGTAACGATATGGTAATTGCTTGGATAACCAATTCCCTCTCCACAGACATAGCAACTAGTGTAATGGGTTTTGATACAGCTAAAGACATTTGGACTGATATAACTGAAAGATTTGGGCAATCAAATGGTTCTAAGTACATTCAACTACAAAGGGAGCTTAGTTCTACTTCCCAAGGGGCCTCGAGCATTGCTTCCTACTTCACCAGATTGGGGCCCTATGGGATGAATTAA
- the LOC132615709 gene encoding 3'-5' exonuclease-like, producing MSVRIKDYQLTFNSHKLYDVCLNDTEIETVVTRDPGKVCSWIDNTEIQNQCRLHRLIVGIDVEWRPNFNPGAGRNPVATLQLSVGKTCLIYQIIHAPNIPWRLRNFLNNDDYRFVGVGIEIDAKKLWDDYGLEVLNKVDLREWAAEELDNENLCNAGLRDLVKEIVGTEIYKPKNVTLSAWDQRWLSHEQICYACLDAYLSFEVGRLLSSWYN from the exons ATGAGCGTGAGGATCAAAGACTACCAATTAACTTTCAACAGTCACAAACTCTACGATGTTTGTTTAAACGATACCGAAATCGAAACAGTCGTTACACGTGATCCCGGCAAGGTATGTTCATGGATCGACAACACTGAAATCCAAAACCAATGTCGTCTCCACCGTTTGATCGTTGGAATCGACGTCGAGTGGCGTCCGAATTTCAACCCGGGCGCCGGACGAAACCCCGTCGCAACACTCCAATTGTCAGTAGGAAAAACCTGTCTTATCTACCAAATTATTCACGCTCCTAATATTCCCTGGCGACTACGTAATTTCCTCAACAATGATGATTACAG GTTTGTTGGAGTTGGTATTGAGATTGACGCGAAGAAGTTGTGGGATGATTACGGGCTTGAAGTGTTGAATAAGGTTGATCTAAGGGAGTGGGCGGCGGAGGAGCTCGATAATGAGAATCTTTGTAATGCTGGGCTTAGAGATTTGGTGAAGGAAATTGTTGGAACAGAGATTTACAAGCCAAAGAATGTGACTTTGAGTGCTTGGGATCAACGCTGGCTTAGCCATGAACAGATATGTTATGCTTGTCTTGATGCTTATCTTTCTTTTGAAGTTGGGAGGCTCTTAAGTTCGTGGTATAATTAG